CTGAACCCTTGGAAACCGTATTTTCAAAACCAGCTGGGTGAAATGATCGATTTTGCCCAGCAGAGCCTGTATGCTATTTTGGAGCAAAATGGAGAAACGACGTTATTGGAGAAATACCGGAATTTAGTTGGATGTGATAGCGCCAGAATCGTGTTGACTGAGCTGATGAGTGCTAGTGAGGATACCGCTGTGATACTGCACGGAGATTGTTGGAACAATAACTTTTTGTTCAAATGTGAGGtgatatttatacattttttaacaataagttAGTAAATTTGGTATTTTAGGATAATGACGCGAAGAAAACTTCTAGCGCCAAAGTAGCCATGTTCGACTTTCAGATGTCATCCATAAGAAGTCCCGTGTTTGACTTAAGCCATTTCATTTACTCGGTGGCCTCTGACGAAGAATTACTGCACTTTATAGAACTTATGGAGCATTACTACTTTCACCTCTCACAAAACTTGACGAAGCTTGGAAGCGATCCAGAGAAAATATTCCCATTTGAAACATTAATATTGCACTGGAAAAAATATTCTGCTTATGGAGCGGTCTTGTGTCCATTTATTATGATGTACTGTTTTATCGATAAGCAGGATATGGCGGATTTTGGCGTATGCCAAACTTTAAAGAATGCcactttaaaaattgattatattAGGCGAACTATGGCTGTTGCAAAGCATTTTGTAGAATGTGATTTTTTGGTTTGAGTTGTAAAGATTATTTTACAGTCTGGCACTTTGATATTGAACTTGGCACAAAATG
The sequence above is a segment of the Anthonomus grandis grandis chromosome 12, icAntGran1.3, whole genome shotgun sequence genome. Coding sequences within it:
- the LOC126742931 gene encoding uncharacterized protein LOC126742931, whose product is MASGSDFTTEQLLSDLFKCVSVEALKNENIQKYDLKIYGTEDKIEQYGSDIAFVDISAENFNEERRDYNLVLKYGHTQKNVRNKVPIRDGFKREIVVYTRLIPCYQRFQQEKNIRPLDFIPKCFLTKYSDTDEIIVLENLKSMGYETQDRHKPMNLSQIKLVLEAYAEWHALSFALEDQKDPEYLEITKSFRLNPWKPYFQNQLGEMIDFAQQSLYAILEQNGETTLLEKYRNLVGCDSARIVLTELMSASEDTAVILHGDCWNNNFLFKCEDNDAKKTSSAKVAMFDFQMSSIRSPVFDLSHFIYSVASDEELLHFIELMEHYYFHLSQNLTKLGSDPEKIFPFETLILHWKKYSAYGAVLCPFIMMYCFIDKQDMADFGVCQTLKNATLKIDYIRRTMAVAKHFVECDFLV